From Channa argus isolate prfri chromosome 21, Channa argus male v1.0, whole genome shotgun sequence, one genomic window encodes:
- the LOC137106429 gene encoding histone H2B 1/2 has product MPEPAKSAPKKGSKKAVTKAPGKGGKKKRKTRRESYAIYVYKVLKQVHPDTGISSKAMSIMNSFVSDIFERIAGEASRLAHYNKRSTITSREIQTAVRLLLPGELAKHAVSEGTKAVTKYTSSK; this is encoded by the coding sequence ATGCCTGAACCTGCGAAGTCCGCGCCCAAGAAAGGCTCCAAGAAGGCGGTGACTAAAGCCCCCGGGAAAGGTggcaagaagaagaggaagaccaGGAGGGAGAGCTACGCCATCTACGTGTACAAGGTGCTGAAGCAGGTCCACCCCGACACCGGCATCTCCTCCAAGGCCATGAGCATCATGAACTCCTTCGTTAGCGACATCTTCGAGCGCATCGCCGGGGAGGCGTCGCGCCTGGCGCACTACAACAAGCGCTCCACCATCACCTCCCGGGAGATCCAGACCGCCGTCCGCCTGCTGCTGCCCGGGGAGCTGGCTAAGCACGCGGTGTCCGAGGGCACCAAGGCCGTCACCAAGTACACCAGCTCCAAGTAG
- the LOC137106432 gene encoding histone H4 codes for MSGRGKGGKGLGKGGAKRHRKVLRDNIQGITKPAIRRLARRGGVKRISGLIYEETRGVLKVFLENVIRDAVTYTEHAKRKTVTAMDVVYALKRQGRTLYGFGS; via the coding sequence ATGAGTGGACGCGGAAAAGGAGGTAAGGGTCTCGGCAAAGGAGGCGCCAAGCGGCACCGCAAAGTTCTCCGTGACAACATCCAGGGAATCACCAAACCTGCCATTCGCCGCCTTGCTCGCCGTGGCGGAGTCAAACGCATCTCCGGTCTGATCTACGAGGAAACCCGCGGTGTGCTCAAGGTTTTCCTGGAGAACGTGATCCGTGACGCCGTCACTTACACCGAGCACGCTAAGAGGAAGACCGTCACCGCCATGGACGTGGTCTACGCTCTGAAGAGACAAGGCCGCACCCTGTACGGCTTCGGCAGCTAA
- the LOC137106430 gene encoding histone H2A-like produces the protein MSGRGKTGAGKARAKAKTRSSRAGLQFPVGRVHRLLRKGNYAERVGAGAPVYLAAVLEYLTAEILELAGNAARDNKKTRIIPRHLQLAVRNDEELNKLLGGVTIAQGGVLPNIQAVLLPKKTEKPAKAK, from the coding sequence ATGTCTGGAAGAGGAAAGACAGGCGCCGGAAAAGCCCGAGCGAAGGCGAAAACTCGCTCGTCTCGTGCTGGACTTCAGTTTCCGGTTGGACGTGTCCACAGGCTGCTGAGAAAAGGAAACTATGCGGAGCGTGTCGGCGCCGGAGCTCCCGTCTATCTGGCGGCTGTTCTCGAGTATTTGACCGCTGAGATCCTGGAGCTGGCTGGAAACGCTGCCCGCGACAACAAGAAGACCAGGATCATTCCCCGTCACCTGCAGCTGGCTGTGCGCAACGACGAAGAGCTCAACAAGCTGCTGGGAGGAGTCACCATCGCTCAGGGCGGCGTGTTGCCCAACATCCAGGCGGTGCTGCTGCCCAAGAAGACCGAGAAACCCGCCAAAGCCAAGTAG
- the LOC137106431 gene encoding histone H2B 1/2: protein MPEPAKSAPKKGSKKAVTKAPGKGGKKKRKTRRESYAIYVYKVLKQVHPDTGISSKAMSIMNSFVSDIFERIAGEASRLAHYNKRSTITSREIQTAVRLLLPGELAKHAVSEGTKAVTKYTSSK, encoded by the coding sequence ATGCCTGAACCTGCGAAGTCCGCGCCCAAGAAAGGCTCCAAGAAGGCGGTGACTAAAGCCCCCGGGAAAGGTggcaagaagaagaggaagaccaGAAGGGAGAGCTACGCCATCTACGTGTACAAGGTGCTGAAGCAGGTCCACCCCGACACCGGCATCTCCTCCAAGGCCATGAGCATCATGAACTCCTTCGTTAGCGACATCTTCGAGCGCATCGCCGGGGAGGCGTCGCGCCTGGCGCACTACAACAAGCGCTCCACCATCACCTCCCGGGAGATCCAGACCGCCGTCCGCCTGCTGCTGCCCGGGGAGCTGGCTAAGCACGCGGTGTCCGAGGGCACCAAGGCCGTCACCAAGTACACCAGCTCCAAGTAG